A window from Toxoplasma gondii ME49 chromosome IX, whole genome shotgun sequence encodes these proteins:
- a CDS encoding hypothetical protein (encoded by transcript TGME49_290590): protein MGLLTCHDLVSSTLQHAAGTQATTLIGTCCCCCCCRNVRTSTPFKFQQIFCAALDLLQREATTALSCDPDGSILAEYAASRSVSSYAVSHPYLVELPHSMGGGNAEERNSLYGHNGMHGSALPLSESQQLHLDKKLLLSQDRASQLSQELLRQTNVEHASKANEMPITSANQDNSSGRVLYGKQTGGRGGKRLQSWHDVLFLINWDLNDVAVCNLLHLFSRSNPVKQVLRRCFSVSVDRFLFALLRRVLTVPTPASFHGKQAGEQNGFSGSVQVRNPSFRPPVTLPHTSEKEAFQLDLVRCCLSSFCHLLFRTWASLAMTLEDPAPLLSKSRNSTRSHQEDSLGNEGSSRFCCACCVCSRAALTQRLFCSIHSHGGRALWNVISKSPGLGGHCFFPRSIKASEEVSGVFLGMKSLLLPGLLMVWRDPRFPYVFPTEFLQSFDSLIHYTHREELHILRRQQRQATARFLNSQTWSSSGNTAAGANGGTEMIGCSTTLKLGVMSLFLQAEDALKRGDIDNMEKALGGEQHECADGKAAGVASATNDTRYLDLAKSITSSVAEALRPFHAAMLLRRFGPSRLPRRLYSEPAKVISEELGAILHEEYEVSGHLNEARDAATDFVANVCRWLWGSRMETNETRREQDRPHERFKAQEGSNRKDTLPCPEDDESGVWVWQFGSCVNGFSTRVSDVDICVLLAGNAAQLRRGSSGFAESGTRTPDEVNAQKHLHEIMLSWHGHDTEYGQAEKAVRLLGEVLERIKIAQNFDEDFESQDEQGKAGSVGQTPASEEPSDDKDAWQPRLKMDGIEIVPHARVPICRIDFLYGTFARTPSSTGQDSWSWQHVKTEVSFSNRLAILNSRYICRLAAQTPLSFTLAAAVKVWAQRRGLANAYRGYFSSYTWLLMAFHFLACREQPLIHNLLSPLPRMLKRVIAAGVKMHFQMR, encoded by the coding sequence ATGGGGCTGCTTACGTGTCACGACTTGGTGAGCAGCACTCTTCAACATGCTGCTGGCACCCAGGCGACGACTCTCATTGGCACTTGCTGTTGCTGTTGCTGCTGTAGAAATGTCCGCACATCAACACCGTTCAAATTTCAGCAGATTTTCTGTGCAGCTCTGGATTTGCTTCAGCGAGAGGCCACGACCGCCCTCAGTTGTGACCCCGACGGAAGCATATTAGCAGAGTATGCTGCGAGCAGGAGTGTAAGCAGTTATGCCGTATCACATCCTTATCTTGTGGAACTGCCTCATTCAATGGGAGGAGGCaatgcagaagaaaggaattCATTGTATGGGCATAATGGAATGCATGGATCAGCCTTGCCACTGTCTGAGAGTCAACAATTACATCTCGACAAGAAACTTCTACTATCTCAAGACAGGGCTTCGCAGCTCTCCCAGGAGCTTCTTCGGCAAACGAATGTGGAGCATGCTAGCAAGGCAAACGAAATGCCTATCACTTCTGCGAATCAAGATAACTCTTCGGGTCGTGTATTATACGGGAAGCAAACGGGGGGACGCGGAGGCAAACGCCTCCAGTCGTGGCACGATGTTTTGTTTCTGATTAACTGGGATTTAAATGATGTTGCTGTGTGTAATCTGCTTCACCTCTTCTCGCGAAGTAACCCAGTCAAACAGGTACTCCGGCGGTGTTTCTCAGTCTCTGTTGATCGATTCCTCTttgctctccttcgtcgcgttCTCACCGTCCCTACTCCTGCCTCCTTCCATGGTAAACAGGCAGGGGAGCAGAATGGTTTTTCGGGGAGCGTACAAGTGAGAAATCCCAGCTTCCGGCCGCCTGTCACGCTTCCACATACCAGCGAAAAAGAGGCTTTCCAACTGGATCTCGttcgttgctgtctctcttcgttttgcCACCTCCTCTTTCGGACTTGGGCATCGCTGGCGATGACACTGGAAGATCCAGCACCACTTCTCTCCAAGAGTCGAAACTCGACGCGTTCACATCAAGAGGACTCTTTGGGGAATGAGGGTTCCTCGAGGTTTTGTTGCGCATGTTGTGTGTGTAGCCGTGCCGCTTTGACGCAGCGTCTGTTTTGCTCCATACATAGTCACGGCGGGCGGGCGCTTTGGAATGTGATTTCAAAATCTCCGGGACTCGGTGGTcactgtttctttcctcgcagtATCAAAGCAAGTGAAGAAGTGTCTGGCGTGTTTCTGGGAATGAAATCACTTCTTCTGCCGGGCCTCCTTATGGTCTGGAGGGATCCACGTTTCCCGTATGTCTTCCCTACTGAATTCCTTCAATCCTTTGACTCTCTTATCCACTACACACACCGAGAGGAACTTCATATTCTTCGCCGACAGCAGCGCCAGGCAACTGCTCGTTTCCTAAACTCGCAGACATGGTCTTCTTCAGGAAACACAGCTGCTGGCGCAAACGGAGGAACGGAGATGATAGGCTGTTCGACTACGCTCAAATTGGGTGTTATGTCACTCTTCCTccaagcagaagacgcactCAAACGAGGAGACATCGACAACATGGAGAAAGCACTCGGCGGAGAACAGCATGAGTGTGCTGATGGAAAGGCTGCAGGCGTTGCGAGTGCTACGAATGACACGCGGTATCTTGACCTGGCAAAGAGTATTACGTCTTCTGTTGCTGAGGCATTGAGGCCGTTTCACGCAGCAATGCTTTTAAGGCGGTTTGGCCCATCGCGTCTCCCCAGAAGACTTTATTCTGAACCTGCGAAAGTAATTTCTGAGGAACTCGGTGCCATCCTGCACGAAGAATATGAGGTGTCTGGACACCTGAATGAAGCACGCGACGCCGCTACCGATTTTGTCGCCAACGTGTGCCGGTGGCTGTGGGGCAGTCGGATGGAAACGAATGAGACTCGACGAGAGCAAGACAGGCCACATGAGAGATTCAAAGCACAAGAAGGCTCAAATAGGAAAGACACACTGCCGTGTCCTGAAGATGACGAAAGCGGGGTGTGGGTTTGGCAGTTTGGATCATGCGTCAATGGGTTCAGCACACGTGTCAGCGATGTTGACATATGCGTCCTTCTCGCTGGAAACGCAGCTCAGCTACGGAGGGGATCCAGTGGGTTTGCTGAGAGTGGAACTCGTACGCCTGACGAAGTAAATGCACAGAAACATCTTCACGAAATCATGCTTTCATGGCACGGCCATGACACAGAATACGGACAGGCAGAAAAAGCTGTTCGTCTGCTTGGCGAGGTGCTCGAACGAATTAAAATCGCCCAGAACTTCGATGAGGACTTTGAATCACAGGACGAGCAAGGGAAAGCGGGAAGTGTCGGGCAAACGCCTGCCTCCGAAGAGCCGTCTGACGATAAAGATGCGTGGCAGCCCCGTCTCAAAATGGATGGCATCGAAATAGTTCCTCACGCACGCGTGCCAATCTGTAGAATTGATTTTCTGTACGGTACTTTTGCTCGAACACCGTCGTCTACTGGACAGGATTCTTGGTCCTGGCAGCATGTGAAAACAGAGGTCTCGTTCAGTAATCGTCTCGCGATTTTGAACTCTCGCTATATTTGCCGTCTCGCAGCCCAGACGCCTCTGAGCTTCACCCTCGCTGCGGCTGTGAAAGTCTGGGCTCAACGCCGAGGACTCGCAAACGCGTACCGAGGATACTTCTCCTCTTACACTTGGCTGTTGATGGCTTTCCACTTCTTGGCCTGCCGAGAGCAGCCGCTCATTCACAACCTCCTGTCCCCTCTCCCTCGAATGCTGAAACGGGTAATTGCGGCCGGTGTGAAAATGCATTTTCAGATGCGCTAG